From one Lasioglossum baleicum chromosome 11, iyLasBale1, whole genome shotgun sequence genomic stretch:
- the Mcm7 gene encoding minichromosome maintenance 7 translates to MAPKISKDYAKVREQLKTFLTEFIVMDNTTGEKSFKYKQQLTNLAHREQLELTIELDDVHEFDDELAESIASNTRRYVNLLLDLVQEMLPDFKTKSVPPKDALDVYIEHRLLMEDRNKHLGEQRDARNKYAPELMRRFEVYFKDFDAAKAYSVRDIKADKIGSLVTVRGIVTRSSDVMPLLVVATYTCDQCGAETFQPVQSLKYIPLRTCPSDDCRINKSGGILEMQTRGSKFVKFQEIKIQEHSDQVPVGHIPRTVTVYCRGEKTRKCLPGDHVLITGIFLPIIKSGFSARVGAALLNETYLDAHKIVCLTNMQSADDSNSELTDDELSLLMEDDFYGKLAHSIAPEIYGLEDVKKALLLLLVGGTDKHREDIKIRGNINICLMGDPGVAKSQLLSFITRLAPRSQYTTGRGSSGVGLTASVMKDPLTGQMMLEGGALVLADEGVCCIDEFDKMADNDRTAIHEVMEQQTISIAKAGITARLNARVSILAAANPAYGRYNPKRTVEQNIQLPAALLSRFDLLWLIQDRADRSNDLKLAQHITYVHQHCIQPPMESQALDMNLIRKYITLCKTKQPVIPEDLTEYIVESYVEMRRAARNSQDKTFTSPRNLLALLRLSTALARLRLSNIVEKADVVEANRLIEMSKHSINYSETLSTNAHQNPMNRIFHLIRELASDKKTVKVSDILERCTSKGFKPDQVNDCIEEYEALNVWQVNQTRTQITFI, encoded by the exons atGGCACCAAAAATATCGAAGGATTATGCAAAAGTTAGAG AACAACTAAAGACTTTTTTGACGGAGTTTATTGTAATGGATAACACAACCGGTGAGAAATCATTCAAATATAAACAGCAACTCACCAATTTAGCTCATCGTGAACAATTAGAGCTTACAATAGAATTAGATGATGTTCACGAGTTTGACGATGAATTAGCAGAATCTATAGCAAGCAATACCAGGAGATATGTAAATTTACTTTTGGAT CTCGTTCAAGAAATGCTACCTGATTTTAAAACAAAATCAGTACCACCGAAAGATGCTTTAGATGTATATATTGAACATAGACTACTGATGGAAGATCGTAACAAACATCTCGGTGAACAACGCGATGCAAGAAATAAATATGCACCAGAGCTTATGAGACGctt CGAAGTATATTTCAAGGATTTCGATGCAGCGAAGGCATATTCTGTGAGGGACATTAAAGCAGATAAAATAGGAAGCCTAGTTACTGTACGAGGTATAGTAACGAGATCTAGCGATGTAATGCCCCTGCTAGTTGTCGCTACGTATACATGTGATCAATGCGGTGCTGAAACATTCCAACCA GTACAATCTCTGAAATATATACCACTACGCACATGTCCCAGCGACGATTGTCGTATAAATAAATCTGGTGGTATATTAGAAATGCAAACAAGGGGATCAAAATTTGTCAAATTTCAAGAAATAAAGATACAAGAACAT AGCGATCAAGTTCCTGTAGGACATATTCCACGAACTGTAACAGTTTATTGCAGAGgcgaaaaaacgagaaaatgtTTACCCGGAGACCATGTACTCATTACAGGTATTTTCCTGCCAATCATAAAATCTGGGTTTAGCGCTCGAGTGGGTGCAGCTCTTTTGAACGAAACATATTTAGATGCGCAT AAAATTGTTTGTCTCACTAATATGCAAAGTGCTGACGATAGTAATTCTGAATTGACTGACGACGAATTATCTTTATTGATGGAAGACGATTTTTATGGGAAATTAGCGCATTCTATAGCTCCAGAAATTTATGGGCTTGAAGATGTTAAAAAAGCACTGTTATTACTTCTCGTCGGTGGAACGGACAAACATCGAGAAGATATTAAAATCAGAG GAAAtatcaatatttgtttaatggGCGATCCAGGTGTTGCCAAATCTCAGCTACTTTCATTTATAACAAGGTTGGCGCCTCGATCTCAATATACAACTGGCAGGGGTTCTTCGGGAGTTGGTTTAACTGCTTCAGTTATGAAAGATCCTTTGACCGGTCAAATGATGCTTGAAGGAGGAGCTTTGGTATTAGCTGACGAAGGTGTTTGTTGTATTGATGAATTTGATAAAATGGCAGACAACGATCGTACAGCTATTCACGAAGTGATGGAACAACAAACAATATCTATTGCAAAAGCAGGAATTACGGCTCGCTTAAATGCAAGAGTTTCTATATTAGCCGCGGCAAATCCCGCATACGGCAGATATAATCCAAAGAGAACAGTTGAACAAAATATCCAATTACCTGCTGCCTTACTATCTCGGTTTGATCTGTTGTGGTTAATTCAGGATCGAGCGGATCGTAGTAATgatttaaa ACTGGCTCAACATATAACTTACGTTCATCAACATTGTATTCAACCTCCTATGGAGTCACAAGCATTGGATATGAATTTAATTAGAAAGTACATCACTCTATGTAAAACAAAGCAACCTGTTATTCCCGAAGATTTAACAGAGTACATAGTTG AATCGTATGTGGAAATGAGGAGAGCTGCTCGTAATAGTCAGGACAAAACATTTACCTCTCCACGTAATTTACTGGCTTTATTGCGTCTGTCTACTGCATTAGCGCGTTTGAGATTATCGAATATTGTTGAAAAAGCGGATGTAGTAGAGGCGAATAGATTGATCGAGATGTCAAAACATTCTATTAACTATTCCGAAACATTGTCAACAAACGCACACCAGAATCCAATGAACCGAATCTTCCATCTAATTAGGGAATTAGCTAGTGATAAAAAGACTGTTAAAGTATCAGATATTTTGGAACGGTGTACAAGCAAAGGATTCAAGCCTGATCAAGTCAATGACTGCATCGAAGAATACGAGGCATTGAATGTGTGGCAAGTGAATCAAACAAGAACACAAATtacatttatataa